The nucleotide window TGGTTCGCCGAGGCCGACGTCCCCGGCGGCGGGGTGCTGGTGGACCCAGGGCTGGACGGCCCGGCCATCGACGCCGCGCTCTCGGCGCACGGCTTGCGGCCGCACCAGGTGTTCTGCACCCACGGGCACTTCGACCACACCGCCGGCGCCTCGTGGTTCCAGACGCGCTACGGCTGCGAGGTCCTCCTGCACGAGGCGGACGCCCGCACGATGCGCGGCTCCAACTTCCTGCTGATGGCGCTGCGGATCCCGCAGCGGGTCACGCTGGCCGACGTCACCCTCGTCGCCGACGACGCGTGCATCGACGTCGCCGGGCACCCGTTGCGCTTCCGCCCGGCACCGGGTCACACCCCGGGGTCCTGCGTTCTCGAACTGGGCTCGGCCTGGTTCACCGGCGACACGCTGTACCGCCACGGCCTGGGCCTGTCCCAGCTCCCCGGCGCCGACGAGCAGCTGCTGCGCGCCACGCTCCTGGACCTGTGGCCCGGGCTCACCGCTGACCGCACGGTGTACCCGGGGCACGGCGACCCGGGTGACGGCGAGGCCGTCCGGACCGGCAACCACGCGCTCGCCGGCTTCCTCGGGCTGGTCGCCCCGTGACCGCCGCGACCTCCGCCGCGGTCACCATCACCGGCGTCGGGCACGCACTGCCCACCGGGGTCGAGGACAACGAGACGCTCTGCCGGTCCCTGGACGTGACGCCGGAGTGGATCGTGGAGAAGACCGGGATCGAGCAGCGGTACATCGCCGGCCCCGACGAGACCGCCTCCTCCCTGTCGGTGGCCGCGGCACAGCGCGCCCTGGCGATGGCCGGCATCGACGCGGACGAGCTGGACCTGATCGTCGCCTGCACGTTCTCCGGTGACTACGTCTTCCCACCGCTGTCGGCGAAGGTGCAGCGGGAGTTGCAGGCCGGGGAGGCACAGGTCCTCGACGTCCAGGCCAACTGCACCGGCTTCGTCACCGGCCTCACCGTGGCCTCCGACCGGATGCGGGTGGACCCCACCGTCCGCAACGCGCTGGTCATCGGGGTGGAGCTCAACTCCCGCTACGTCGACCGCAGCGACGTCAACGTCGCCGTCTACCTGGGGGACGGCGCGGGTGCCGCGGTGCTCAGCCGGTCCGCGGACCCGGCCTCGGGGATCCAGGCCTCTGCCTTCCACACCGACAGCTCGAACTACGAGGCGGTGCGGATGCGCGGTGGCGGGTCCAGCTTCCGCTCCGCGGGCCGCGCGTACGACCCCGCGGTCGACATGATGGAGATGAACGGCATCGCCACCTGGAAGCAGGCCATCACCAACCTGCCCAAGGTGGTCCGCAGGGCGTGCGCCAAGAGCGGCGTCGAGCTCGCCGACGTGGACTTCCTGCTGTTCCACCAGGCCAACCTGCGCATGATCGAGTACGTCGTCCGCAAGCTCGGCTTCGACCTGTCGAAGACGTTCACCAACGTCGCCCGGGTCGGCAACACCGGCGCGGCCTCGCTGGCGATCGCGATGAGCGAGGCCGTCGAGCGCGGCCTGCTCAAGAACGGCGACACGGTGGTGCTGGCCGCCGTCGGCGCCGGCTTCAACTTCGGCGCCTCGGTGTGGCGCTGGCAGCTGCCCGCCTCGGGAGGGGTCTGACGTGTTCACCGACTACCAGGCGATCAGCGTGGGCGACACCCGCTCGCTGGTCCGCACGATCACCGAGGCCGACGTCCGCCGCTTCGTGGACATGACCGGCGACGACAACCCGTTGCACGTCGACCCCGCCTACGCGGAGACGACCGCGTTCAAGGACGTCGTCGTGCACGGGATGCTCGGGGCCTCCTTCCTCTCCACGGTCATCGGCACGCAGCTGCCCGGCCCGGGCGCGCTGTGGATCTCCCAGAACACCGAGTTCCTGCTCCCGGTCCGGCTGGGTGACGAGCTCACCGTCAGCGTCACCGTGGCCGCCAAGCACGACCGCGAGCGACTGCTCGACCTCGACACCCGGATCGTCAACCAGAACCGTCAACTGGTGCTCAGCGGCCAGGGCCGGGTCAAGGTGCTCAGCCCGCCGCAGCCGGTGGCCGAGTCCGCACCGGACGACCGGCCACGCGTCGCCGTCGTCACCGGCGGTGCCGGCGGCATCGGCCGGGCGGTCTGCCGCCGGCTGGCCGCCGACGGCCACCACGTCGTCGTCAACTACCACCACCGCGCCGACCGCGCGGCCGACCTGGCCGCCGAGATCACCGCCGGGGAGCGGTGCGGGCGATCGCCGTGCAGGCCGACGTCGGCACCGACGCCGGGGCGCAGGCCCTGCACCGCGCGGCCGTCGGTGAGTTCGGCGCTGTCGGGGTGCTGGTGAACAACGCCTCGCCGCGGATCAACCCCAAGCCGCTGGCCGACCTGGAGTGGGCCGACGTCCAGGCCCAGCTCGACGTCCAGGTGCGCGGCGCGCTCACGATGACCCGCGCGGTGGCCCCGGGCATGGGCGAGCGCGGCTGGGGCCGGATCGTGAACATCACCTCCCAGGTCACCGAGGGCCCGCCGTCGGTGACCTGGACCGGCTACGCGATGGCCAAGGGCGCGCTGGCCGTCTTCTCCCGCTACATGGCCGCCGAGCTGGGCCCACGCGGCATCACCGTGAACTGCGTGGCCCCTGGCATGACCGAGACCGCGCTGATCGGCGACATCTCGGAGAAGGCGCAGCTGATGGCCGCCCGGCAGACGCCGCTGCGCCGGCTGGCCACGCCGGACGACGTGGCGGCGGCGGTCGCCTGGCTGGTCTCCGACGCCGCGGGCTTCGTCACCGGCGACACCCTCGCCGTCAACGGTGGGGCGGCGATGCGGTGACCGCCCCCGTCGACCCCCGGGCCGTGCTCGCGGCGCCGGGGAGCACGCTCTCGGCGGTCATCGGGGCCGTCGAGGCGCTGGAGCAGCAGCCGCAGGAGCGGACCGTGCGCGTCGGGGTCTCCTCGGCGGTCACCGCCGACCTGCTGGGCACCTACCTGCGCCGGCACGGGCTGCTGGCCGGCACCGCGGTGCAGGTGGTGGCCGGCAACCACGACGACCCGATCGGCGACGTCGAGCGGTTCCGGCGCGACGGGGTCGAGCACATGGTGCTGCTGCCCTTCTTCGACGCGCTGCTGCCCGCCTTCGAGGCGCAGCTGCCCGGGCTGGCCCCGGCTGCGGTCGACGCCCTGGAGGCCGGCGTCCGCACCCGCTACCGGCTCGCCCTGGAGGCGGCCCGCGAGCTTCGCTCGGTCCACCTCGTCACCTTCCACCGGATGGGCAGCCCGCTGGACCCCGCCGGCGGGGACGTCGTCGACGTCGTCCTGGCCCGGTTCGACGCTGCGCTCCGCGAGGAGGCGGCCGCCTTCCCCAACACCC belongs to Modestobacter sp. L9-4 and includes:
- a CDS encoding 3-oxoacyl-ACP synthase III family protein, with translation MTAATSAAVTITGVGHALPTGVEDNETLCRSLDVTPEWIVEKTGIEQRYIAGPDETASSLSVAAAQRALAMAGIDADELDLIVACTFSGDYVFPPLSAKVQRELQAGEAQVLDVQANCTGFVTGLTVASDRMRVDPTVRNALVIGVELNSRYVDRSDVNVAVYLGDGAGAAVLSRSADPASGIQASAFHTDSSNYEAVRMRGGGSSFRSAGRAYDPAVDMMEMNGIATWKQAITNLPKVVRRACAKSGVELADVDFLLFHQANLRMIEYVVRKLGFDLSKTFTNVARVGNTGAASLAIAMSEAVERGLLKNGDTVVLAAVGAGFNFGASVWRWQLPASGGV
- a CDS encoding SDR family NAD(P)-dependent oxidoreductase; the encoded protein is MQADVGTDAGAQALHRAAVGEFGAVGVLVNNASPRINPKPLADLEWADVQAQLDVQVRGALTMTRAVAPGMGERGWGRIVNITSQVTEGPPSVTWTGYAMAKGALAVFSRYMAAELGPRGITVNCVAPGMTETALIGDISEKAQLMAARQTPLRRLATPDDVAAAVAWLVSDAAGFVTGDTLAVNGGAAMR
- a CDS encoding MaoC family dehydratase, whose protein sequence is MFTDYQAISVGDTRSLVRTITEADVRRFVDMTGDDNPLHVDPAYAETTAFKDVVVHGMLGASFLSTVIGTQLPGPGALWISQNTEFLLPVRLGDELTVSVTVAAKHDRERLLDLDTRIVNQNRQLVLSGQGRVKVLSPPQPVAESAPDDRPRVAVVTGGAGGIGRAVCRRLAADGHHVVVNYHHRADRAADLAAEITAGERCGRSPCRPTSAPTPGRRPCTARPSVSSALSGCW
- a CDS encoding MBL fold metallo-hydrolase; protein product: MTTPEATVVGHWGGGAVWRVTSGAFPSNAWFAEADVPGGGVLVDPGLDGPAIDAALSAHGLRPHQVFCTHGHFDHTAGASWFQTRYGCEVLLHEADARTMRGSNFLLMALRIPQRVTLADVTLVADDACIDVAGHPLRFRPAPGHTPGSCVLELGSAWFTGDTLYRHGLGLSQLPGADEQLLRATLLDLWPGLTADRTVYPGHGDPGDGEAVRTGNHALAGFLGLVAP